One window of Aspergillus oryzae RIB40 DNA, chromosome 3 genomic DNA carries:
- a CDS encoding sterol homeostasis protein ARV1 (predicted protein) → MPICIECSYPVSHLYSTYSRADDRSLGKGVRLTQCPRCQRFADKYVEYDFVVIFIDLVLIKPQAWRRQRPIRCMSIILHSLSSLVYCLLKIEILQLTKLFVR, encoded by the exons ATGCCCATCTGCATCGAGTGCTCGTACCCCGTGTCGCACTTGTACAGCACTTACAGCCGTGCCGACGATCGCTCGTTAGGTAAAGGCGTGCGCTTGACACAATGTCCACGCTGCCAGCGATTTGCGGATAAGTATGTTGAATATGACTTTGTCGTGATCTTCATTGATCTCGTTTTGATCAAGCCGCAG GCTTGGAGGCGACAACGACCAATTCGATGTATGTCCATTATCCTTCAttcgctctcttctcttgtctATTGTCTCCTTAAAATTGAAATTCTCCAACTAACCAAATTGTTTGTTCGCTAG
- a CDS encoding BAR domain-containing protein (predicted protein) translates to MDKVQAFGKNLSASFSPFAARTQQMIKEQLGQAEDKTQLPDEYLELEKRVDALKLVHQKLLQVTSQYSNEAYDYPPNIRESFNDLGRTIGEKVQLLSQASSPAEAQAALTAPPSAKPQPKTFNHAIARASLSGSQTLAQSSTGEDPLATALEKYALASEKVGEARLSQDGQIQSRFLAGWNTTLNTNLMFAAKARRNVENARLMLDSVKASKKAAARGDLDNLSEEARQEIEQAEDEFVSQTEEAVSVMKNVLDTPEPLRNLADLIAAQLEFHKRAYEILSELAPVVDGLQVEQENNQDTKWRTGISCHILTHFSKDQEGKY, encoded by the exons ATGGACAAGGTGCAGGCGTTCGGAAAGAACCTTAG TGCGAGCTTTTCGCCTTTTGCTGCGCGCACGCAGCAGATGATCAAAGAACAGTTGGGTCAAGCCGAAGACAAGACTCAACTTCCCGATGAATACCTTGAGCTTGAGAAGCGCGTGGACGCTCTTAAGTTGGTTCATCAGAAGCTCCTTCAGGTGAC TTCGCAGTACTCTAACGAGGCTTACGACTACCCACCCAACATCCGCGAGTCATTCAACGACCTAGGCCGGACCATCGGTGAAAAGGTTCAGCTTCTGtctcaagcttcttctcctgcgGAGGCCCAGGCTGCCCTGACTGCCCCTCCTTCGGCCAAGCCCCAGCCGAAGACGTTCAACCATGCCATTGCCCGCGCCTCTCTGTCCGGATCCCAGACTCTGGCGCAGAGCTCCACCGGCGAGGACCCTCTGGCCACTGCCCTGGAGAAGTATGCGCTGGCCTCGGAGAAAGTGGGTGAAGCCCGTCTGTCTCAGGATGGACAGATCCAGTCGCGTTTCCTCGCTGGGTGGAACACGACTCTCAACACCAACCTGATGTTTGCGGCCAAGGCGCGCAGAAACGTCGAGAACGCCCGTCTTATGCTGGACTCGGTCAAGGCCAGCAAGAAGGCGGCTGCTAGGGGTGACCTGGACAACCTGAGCGAGGAGGCCCGCCAGGAGATCGAACAGGCTGAGGATGAGTTCGTTAGCCAGACCGAGGAGGCCGTGAGCGTCATGAAGAAT GTTCTGGACACTCCTGAGCCTTTGAGAAATCTGGCGGACTTGATCGCCGCCCAGCTTGAGTTCCACAAGCGGGCTTATGAAATCCTCAGCGAGCTGGCTCCTGTGGTTGATGGTTTGCAGGTTGAACAAGAG AATAACCAAGATACAAAATGGCGAACGGGTATATCTTGCCATATCCTCACTCATTTTtcaaaagaccaagaaggCAAATATTAA
- a CDS encoding putative C6 finger domain protein (predicted protein), producing MENANSIKPLKQEAFTSTTPTEPGRDCSGVKQQDVEQTALDDVPAQKVPKRRTKTGCLTCRQRRIKCGEEKPVCKNCVKSKRECKGYAQRLVFKNPLGIPGFSNLQQTFTAATVPLSSGYNAAVSLQEKPGSSRQPALAPKPVSLPTTGHDPMPTTVVSQPQGSQQTNAMPTPYGPGEGQTLAHPASKHYMASESPSWIPSHSWKTESEIRENYIHHGARDLSIQGYYPDIQGSNRPSHSSAAPQTLSNNTMHSQVSSEQQTHQFTPAHPSISPSQVTYMDEDDDYYDVETDEEPEEQASTQNFNQLSLIMTSANRDERQLRSFTTYLNEPNILASYHPTLGSSPLNNPKTARVFLHFIHSTGPSLSIFERHPIDPSTMFGAPVPAAQQGLWTYTLPFKALEHPALLQAILALSSLHISFLQEAPATVSMKHYHYALKRIGAAVGLPTRRKQVGTLAAAQLLGYYEVMAADPSKWNNHIAGAAQLVREIDYAGITRDLRAHRRRICAQRYEVGGFGFPLVGSHSFNNTFSEDDPFAEKENSIDENIIGTIVGRAVNYDDFGEVDDGYDVRRSRRYFTRKDIENFRVQCDLYWWYFKQDIFQSMLTGNGTFMPSSQWGQCPPRAGLGRLDAIYGSADHLWLLLARVTTFGIRDRKRKLAAMAATGGNWKPGPELSKFMARFVKGPPDARARPASNSSSSTSPAFSGVPVGAQAHGANSAGSSPWSGGGSEKSVSGKSPEPRQSHNSSHGSQPGAPPMYGMVPVSGPKRLPLAFVEATTHAGSVGQDDDDSESLSYSEAEHEWESILAAFETFAHALGPYFRPLPSDSAPPISTVFGPALQYRTHTIAVIWGYYYIGRILLHRMHPCMPPAMMVAAGVAAPTTAEFSQIIGKIAAGIYYPQLFNLEAGSLSPTLGSCLIEITVPIFFAAVQFTDPPQREWTVAKLRTVSRLTGWKASDAILHGCESAWRAAAKQGRGPPYYPQDEAVAHQPPAWMSATESQTNENSERRFVKVKPPYVHYAMGVLSLEDDMENLGINERV from the exons ATGGAGAATGCGAACTCTATCAAGCCACTCAAGCAGGAAGCTTTCACCAGTACCACACCTACAGAGCCGGGTCGTGACTGCTCAGGCGTCAAACAACAAGACGTAGAGCAGACAGCGCTGGATGATGTACCTGCTCAAAAAGTCCCCAAGAGACGCACTAAAACAGGATGTTTGA CTTGCCGGCAACGTCGCATCAAATGCGGGGAAGAGAAACCTGTATGCAAGAACTGCGTCAAATCGAAACGAGAGTGCAAAGGGTATGCCCAGCGCCTAGTCTTCAAGAACCCTCTGGGTATTCCGGGGTTTTCGAACCTCCAGCAGACATTCACTGCAGCAACAGTACCACTTTCTAGCGGATACAATGCTGCTGTATCGTTGCAAGAGAAGCCAGGTAGTTCTCGCCAACCGGCCCTCGCCCCTAAGCCGGTTTCACTTCCAACTACGGGGCATGACCCTATGCCAACCACCGTGGTTTCGCAGCCACAGGGAAGCCAGCAAACTAATGCCATGCCCACTCCTTATGGGCCGGGCGAAGGGCAGACTCTGGCACATCCGGCATCTAAACACTACATGGCTTCTGAGTCTCCTTCCTGGATTCCATCACACTCGTGGAAAACGGAATCAGAGATAAGGGAAAACTACATACACCATGGCGCGCGTGACCTTTCTATTCAAGGCTATTACCCAGATATCCAAGGGAGCAACCGTCCCTCGCACTCGTCTGCCGCACCTCAAACTTTATCAAACAATACAATGCATTCCCAAGTTTCTTCTG aacagcaaaCGCACCAATTTACACCAGCACATCCATCAATATCTCCCTCCCAGGTGACATatatggatgaggatgatgactaCTACGATGTTGAGACTGacgaagaaccagaagagcAGGCGTCAACGCAGAATTTTAATCAACTGAGTCTCATAATGACCTCTGCCAACAGAGATGAACGGCAACTCCGTTCATTTACAACATACCTGAACGAGCCTAACATCCTAGCTTCATATCACCCTACCCTCGGTTCATCTCCTTTGAACAATCCCAAAACCGCTCGAGTATTTCTTCACTTCATCCACTCCACAGGTCCCTCTCTATCAATCTTCGAGCGCCATCCCATCGACCCTTCGACTATGTTCGGTGCCCCTGTTCCAGCTGCACAGCAAGGATTGTGGACGTACACGTTGCCTTTCAAGGCGTTAGAACATCCGGCATTGCTTCAAGCTATTCTTGCGCTTAGTAGCTTACACATCTCGTTCCTGCAAGAAGCGCCCGCCACGGTCTCTATGAAACATTATCACTACGCTCTCAAACGGATCGGGGCGGCAGTAGGCCTCCCCACGAGACGTAAACAAGTTGGCACTTTAGCTGCGGCTCAGTTATTAGGTTATTACGAAGTGATGGCCGCCGATCCTTCAAAATGGAACAACCACATTGCAGGAGCAGCTCAGCTGGTGCGCGAGATCGATTATGCCGGCATAACGCGGGACCTTCGTGCCCATCGACGCAGAATCTGTGCTCAACGATATGAAGTGGGCGGCTTCGGCTTTCCGCTTGTTGGGAGTCATTCTTTTAATAATACATTTTCAGAAGACGATCCTTTTgctgaaaaggaaaatagcaTCGACGAGAATATTATAGGTACTATCGTCGGTCGAGCGGTTAACTATGATGATTTCGGCGAAGTCGATGATGGCTATGATGTGCGACGTTCTAGAAGGTACTTCACTCGAAAAGACATCGAGAATTTCCGGGTCCAATGCGACCTATATTGGTGGTATTTTAAGCAAGATATCTTTCAGAGCATGCTTACCGGTAATGGGACGTT CATGCCTAGTTCCCAATGGGGCCAGTGCCCTCCACGAGCAGGTTTAGGCAGATTGGACGCTATCTACGGCTCAGCAGACCATCTGtggctcctcctcgcccGAGTAACCACTTTTGGAATTCGggatagaaaaagaaaattagcTGCCATGGCAGCGACGGGAGGAAATTGGAAGCCCGGCCCTGAACTCTCCAAATTCATGGCCCGTTTCGTTAAGGGCCCCCCGGATGCACGGGCCAGACCTGCTTCGAACTCATCGTCCAGCACATCTCCTGCCTTTTCTGGTGTCCCAGTTGGAGCACAGGCGCACGGTGCCAACAGCGCCGGGTCTAGTCCGTGGTCTGGAGGTGGGTCAGAAAAGTCGGTATCGGGAAAATCACCAGAACCACGCCAGTCACACAACAGTAGTCATGGGTCACAACCAGGAGCTCCTCCCATGTATGGTATGGTCCCAGTGAGTGGACCCAAGCGACTGCCTTTAGCGTTTGTTGAAGCAACGACTCACGCTGGCTCTGTTGgacaagatgatgacgactcTGAAAGTTTATCGTATAGTGAAGCTGAACATGAATGGGAGAGCATTTTGGCAGCCTTTGAGACATTTGCTCATGCTCTCGGGCCCTACTTCAGGCCTCTACCTTCTGATAGTGCACCTCCCATCTCAACTGTGTTTGGACCCGCCCTTCAGTACCGTACGCATACGATTGCAGTAATATGGGGCTATTACTACATAGGCCGCATCCTTTTGCACAGAATGCATCCGTGCATGCCACCTGCAATGATGGTTGCTGCGGGCGTAGCTGCACCTACCACGGCGGAATTCTCTCAAATTATTGGGAAGATCGCGGCAGGCATTTACTACCCACAGCTGTTTAATCTAGAAGCAGGAAGTCTGAGCCCCACCCTGGGCTCTTGTCTGATCGAAATCACCGTGCCTATATTCTTCGCCGCCGTGCAATTCACAGACCCGCCTCAGCGTGAATGGACAGTCGCTAAATTGCGCACCGTCTCCCGCTTGACGGGCTGGAAAGCATCGGATGCCATACTCCATGGATGTGAGAGCGCATGGAGAGCTGCTGCAAAGCAAGGACGTGGTCCTCCATATTATCCGCAAGACGAGGCCGTTGCGCACCAGCCGCCCGCTTGGATGTCGGCTACAGAAAGTCAAACTAATGAAAACTCCGAAAGACGCTTTGTGAAAGTAAAACCTCCATATGTGCACTATGCCATGGGGGTTTTGAGCTTGGAGGACGACATGGAAAACTTGGGGATAAACGAGCGGGTGTAG
- a CDS encoding rRNA processing protein RRP8 (predicted RNA methylase involved in rRNA processing), with the protein MFAVPGWSVSSSALQAQTEPRSQSQAQPQQANGTPKPKDRNNKRKRDDHVTKANVDEMYRRHIEGQTGTQKASKQGSNNSMKAEKKQKKEQDVQGKAGQSPSVPQGKDESKLDKQTKPDVGEGKKADKKQKKQKNKNKQQQQETQNQTEVTSKEAPAATGSIAPAPPKTEAILTPLQQAMRQKLISSRFRHLNETLYTTPSSKALELFTASPELFDEYHAGFSRQVKESWPSNPVDGYIQSIRSRAKVPAAPRKGDKSGSKGRDPLPRRPNGTCTIADLGCGDAQLARALIPSAQKLKLNFHSYDLHAPEGSPITKADISNLPINDGSVDVAIFCLSLMGTNWVSFVEEAWRVLRSDGKGECWVSEVKSRFGKVMRKKAQIGARKPLSKSEKKKLKKRGGEDDADSDADDAEVYAEDARPTDNDETDISSFIEVFRTRGFILKPESVDKSNKMFVKMVFVKQGPAPSKGKHASATGTKAGPGKKRFIEKPADAGNNMSPEQEAAVLKPCVYKIR; encoded by the coding sequence ATGTTCGCCGTTCCAGGTTGGTCGGTTTCGAGCTCTGCTCTACAGGCGCAGACCGAGCCAAGATCACAGTCTCAAGCCCAGCCCCAACAGGCCAACGGAACCCCCAAACCGAAGGACAGGAATAACAAGCGCAAGCGCGATGATCATGTTACTAAGGCAAATGTTGATGAAATGTACCGTCGGCATATTGAGGGACAGACGGGCACCCAAAAAGCTTCCAAGCAGGGATCGAATAACTCTAtgaaggctgagaagaaacagaagaaggaacagGATGTGCAAGGCAAGGCCGGGCAAAGTCCATCAGTGCCTCAAGGGAAAGATGAATCCAAGCTGGACAAGCAAACCAAGCCCGATGTTGGTGAAGGCAAGAAGGCGGataagaaacagaagaaacagaagaacaagaacaagcagcaacagcaggaaaCCCAGAATCAGACCGAAGTGACTTCTAAAGAAGCTCCAGCAGCCACCGGGTCTATTGCTCCCGCCCCGCCCAAGACTGAGGCAATCCTTACgcctcttcagcaagctATGCGTCAGAAGTTGATCTCCTCTCGGTTCCGTCACTTGAACGAAACTCTTTACACAACGCCGTCTAGCAAGGCCCTCGAGCTGTTCACTGCCAGTCCGGAACTGTTTGATGAATACCACGCTGGCTTCTCTCGCCAGGTGAAAGAATCCTGGCCTTCGAATCCTGTTGATGGTTATATTCAGTCCATCCGGTCCAGAGCAAAGGTGCCGGCTGCTCCCAGGAAAGGAGACAAATCTGGCAGCAAAGGTCGTGACCCGCTACCTCGGCGGCCTAACGGAACATGCACCATCGCTGATCTTGGCTGTGGTGACGCTCAGCTTGCTCGTGCACTTATCCCTTCGGCGCAAAAGCTGAAGTTGAACTTTCACAGCTATGACTTGCATGCCCCTGAAGGCTCTCCTATTACCAAAGCGGACATCTCGAACCTTCCAATTAATGATGGTAGCGTTGATGTGGCCATCTTCTGTCTCAGTCTGATGGGCACCAACTGGGTATCATTTGTGGAAGAAGCATGGCGTGTACTGCGTAGTGATGGCAAGGGAGAATGCTGGGTGAGCGAGGTCAAGAGCCGTTTCGGCAAAGTGATGCGCAAGAAAGCACAGATTGGAGCTAGGAAACCTCTCAGCaagtcggagaagaaaaagctcaagaagcgcggaggagaagacgaTGCTGACTCTGACGCCGATGATGCAGAGGTCTACGCTGAAGATGCCCGTCCTACCGATAATGACGAGACAGATatatcatcattcattgAAGTGTTTCGTACGAGAGGCTTCATCCTCAAGCCTGAGTCGGTGGACAAGTCCAACAAGATGTTCGTGAAGATGGTGTTTGTCAAACAAGGCCCCGCACCGTCAAAGGGCAAGCATGCATCCGCAACCGGTACAAAAGCTGGACCAGGCAAGAAGAGGTTCATTGAGAAACCAGCCGATGCCGGTAACAATATGTCCCCTGAGCAAGAAGCCGCCGTTCTTAAGCCCTGTGTCTATAAGATTAGGTAG
- the arg2 gene encoding acetyl-CoA:L-glutamate N-acetyltransferase (acetylglutamate kinase/acetylglutamate synthase) yields MAAVKSCVEEEKIDCDLDFDKVIDVQLDDNHCAKLKAGYESLLSRGALTVTEADFTPNETAESEFFLSLLNSASTKREAKSYLARLKAQHPPKAQTEPTTGHSKGTVTQSLPSGVNLGSFYGASRSVYDSPVFRHDSTPLPPPSELPEERLHLALIKIRTPQLLDDTIINGVAKTLSQLSRLGMACCVVVDPGTAGNANTLRRVAAEQAERISIAVDAQPDSKSAHLDSVLSLSPMFPELPTVLSRKALLNPLRDGQIVVVAPIAYTEDVPKAVTISANDAILALTKELAGLAMRPDPDEDPWLTAQKIAKLQKEVSLDRVILLDPLGGIPSFRGPQTSHVFINMEQEFDDIKNELLHVQSSEACTATTPKGGNTFVEDPLERHLDNLQLSQNVLAMLPSASSGIITSPLEVSNSARTPQANPSDVSAVGTRRQRNPLIHNLLTDKPLLSSSLPMSRREAMNRRRGSINTPSSHTTFVKRGMPLTMIPNPRVEVWTAQNRPRLSLDDPSIDLPRLVQLIEDSFNRKLDVQDYLNRVNDRLAGLIIAGEYEGGAILTWELPPGVEDDGSPASEARMVPYLDKFAVLKRSQGAGGVADIVFNAMVRSCFPNGVCWRSRKDNPVNKWYFERSTGTWKLSDTNWTMFWTTPGLTENSQRFSDYEQVCRSIQPSWADDTGVVD; encoded by the exons ATGGCAGCGGTTAAGTCTTGTgtagaagaggagaagattgattgTGACCTAGACTTTGACAAGGTCATTGATGTGCAGCTTGACGATAATCATTGTGCCAAACTCAAGGCGGGATACgaatctcttctttctcgcgGAGCCCTCACAGTGACGGAAGCCGATTTCACTCCGAACGAGACTGCGGAATCC GAATTTTTCCTTAGTCTGCTGAACTCCGCGTCTACGAAACGAGAGGCTAAATCGTATCTGGCTCGCCTGAAAGCACAGCATCCTCCGAAAGCGCAGACAGAACCGACCACCGGACACTCGAAAGGAACGGTAACACAATCGTTGCCATCGGGTGTTAACCTGGGTTCATTCTATGGAGCCTCGCGATCTGTGTATGATAGTCCGGTCTTCAGGCATGACTCAACGCCTCTCCCGCCACCGTCGGAACTGCCAGAGGAAAGACTACACCTAGCCCTGATTAAAATCAGGACACCGCAGCTACTTGATGACACTATTATTAATGGAGTAGCCAAGACCCTTTCCCAGCTGAGCCGTCTAGGGATGGCTTGCTGTGTTGTGGTTGACCCTGGAACTGCGGGCAATGCCAACACCTTACGCAGGGTTGCTGCAGAACAAGCCGAACGTATTTCAATTGCAGTAGATGCACAACCAGACTCAAAGTCTGCCCATCTCGACTCGGTCTTGTCTCTGTCCCCGATGTTTCCCGAACTTCCCACCGTTCTATCCAGAAAGGCGCTCCTTAATCCGCTCCGCGACGGCCAAATCGTGGTTGTTGCTCCCATTGCCTACACGGAAGATGTTCCTAAGGCAGTTACTATATCTGCGAATGATGCTATTCTGGCCCTCACGAAAGAGCTTGCCGGCCTGGCGATGCGTCCCGACCCTGATGAAGACCCTTGGCTGACCGCGCAGAAAATTGCTAAGCTGCAAAAAGAGGTCTCTTTGGATCGAGTAATTCTCCTGGATCCTCTTGGAGGAATTCCTTCATTCCGAGGCCCGCAGACATCGCACGTTTTCATCAATATGGAGCAGGaatttgatgatatcaagaatgAGTTGCTTCACGTACAGTCCAGTGAAGCTTGTACAGCAACCACACCAAAAGGGGGAAATACATTCGTCGAGGATCCTTTGGAAAGACACCTGGACAACCTGCAGCTGTCGCAAAATGTGCTTGCTATGCTCCCATCGGCGTCCTCGGGGATTATTACCTCTCCGCTGGAAGTTTCGAATTCAGCTAGGACACCCCAGGCTAACCCTTCGGATGTATCTGCTGTGGGCACCCGACGACAACGAAACCCACTCATTCATAACCTACTCACAGACAAACCActgctttcctcttcactaCCCATGAGTCGACGAGAGGCGATGAACCGTAGACGTGGCTCCATCAATACCCCAAGTTCTCACACTACTTTTGTCAAGCGAGGCATGCCTCTCACAATGATTCCCAATCCACGAGTTGAGGTGTGGACAGCACAGAATCGCCCACGGCTATCGCTGGATGATCCAAGCATCGACCTCCCGCGATTAGTTCAGCTGATCGAAGACTCCTTCAACCGTAAACTGGACGTCCAAGATTATCTCAACCGGGTTAACGATCGCTTGGCCGGACTGATTATTGCAGGAGAGTACGAAGGTGGTGCCATTCTTACGTGGGAGCTGCCGCCGggtgtggaagatgatggcagcCCGGCCAGTGAAGCTCGGATGGTTCCATACCTGGACAAATTTGCCGTCTTGAAACGCAGCCAAGGCGCCGGTGGTGTGGCCGATATTGTGTTCAATGCTATGGTTCGGTCATGTTTTCCCAACGGGGTCTGCTGGCGCAGTCGCAAGGACAATCCAGTAAATAAGTGGTACTTTGAACGCTCGACGGGGACGTGGAAGCTATCCGACACCAATTGGACTATGTTCTGGACGACTCCAGGATTGACGGAGAATTCGCAGAGGTTTTCTGATTACGAGCAAGTGTGTCGGAGCATTCAGCCGAGCTGGGCTGACGATACGGGTGTTGTTGATTGA
- a CDS encoding uncharacterized protein (predicted protein): MEAYSPRTSYNTLIVEPSPSRHRSRTRQYDISERKVTRAVSRARSISVHGRRRGRSSPVRMVEPYVESSSSHAGPLIVVRPRDSDEDIREFMPLARRSGEVTRRTELLTDGDYEEVIETKKDRKGPNPRILRAMMATLT; the protein is encoded by the exons ATGGAGGCCTATTCGCCCCGAACAAGCTACAACACCCTGATTGTTGAGCCGTCACCCTCACGGCACCGATCGCGAACGCGTCAATACGATATCTCGGAGCGGAAAGTGACTAGGGCTGTCTCCCGTGCGCGGTCTATTTCGGTCCATGGTCGCCGCCGTGGTCGGTCATCGCCTGTGCGCATGGTCGAGCCCTATGTTGAGTCCAGCAGCTCTCATGCAGGCCCACTAATCGTGGTGCGCCCCCGAGACAGTGACGAAGATATCCGTGAATTTATGCCATTGGCGCGACGAAGCGGCGAAGTGACCCGGAGAACGGAGTTACTGACGGATGGCGACTATGAAGAGGTGAttgagacgaagaaagatCGTAAAG GCCCCAATCCTCGGATTCTCCGTGCGATGATGGCAACCCTGACCTAA
- a CDS encoding polyamine acetyltransferase (arylalkylamine N-acetyltransferase), producing the protein MSDYTADKSAADQPINGFKPLSNADGYSLPTTGDDLSRLSARGDFSMANGIPMEEVDDDDEEEEVDEDYVAVDHDDINEFPYWFRRPPVHQRTKLDELHPFVQVLTVSNVDDCVNVESAFPEQERCSRDKFVYRLNRCPELCLGLFTLPILGEDQPKPRPTLVGHIVATRISTQFVTDKAMELPENWQTERMTVENGETVGHDEYGGTIAIHSLAVLPEHQGKQVASTLLKSYIHRIREAQIAERISIIAHDHLVPFYESFGFDNRGPSKCQFGGGGWTNLLGWLRMMLHLADMSSSYLVLFSLFSFFPFYYIIFFHLSLVSPLLFFFPQFPRDI; encoded by the exons ATGTCCGATTATACCGCTGATAAGTCTGCCGCGGACCAGCCCATCAATGGGTTCAAGCCGTTATCAAACGCGGACGGGTATTCCTTGCCTACGACCGGGGATGACCTCTCACGTCTGAGCGCCCGTGGAGATTTTTCAATGGCCAACGGGATCCCcatggaggaggtggatgatgatgacgaagaagaagaggtcgaCGAAGACTACGTTGCAGTTGACCATGACGATATTAACGAATTTCCTTATTGGTTCCGTCGCCCGCCTGTGCATCAACGCACAAAGCTGGACGAGTTGCATCCTTTCGTACAGGTCTTGACTGTGTCAAACGTGGATGATTGTGTCAACGTGGAGAGCGCGTTTCCCGAACAAGAGCGCTGTTCCCGAGACAAG TTTGTATATCGCCTGAACCGATGCCCCGAACTTTGCTTGGGACTCTTTACACTCCCTATCTTAGGAGAGGACCAGCCGAAGCCTCGTCCGACCTTAGTTGGACACATCGTTGCGACTCGCATTTCGACTCAGTTTGTGACCGACAAGGCTATGGAGCTTCCCGAAAACTGGCAAACCGAGCGCATGACTGTGGAGAACGGAGAGACCGTCGGCCATGACGAATATGGTGGCACGATTGCAATCCATTCCTTGGCTGTTTTGCCGGAGCACCAAGGCAAGCAGGTTGCCAGCACGTTGTTGAAGTCCTACATCCACAGGATCAGAGAAGCACAGATCGCCGAGCGCATTTCTATAATAGCCCATGATCACCTCGTGCCATTCTACGAATCTTTTGGATTCGATAACCGTGGTCCTAGCAAGTGTCAgtttggcggcggcggttGGACAAATCTG TTAGGATGGCTGCGAATGATGCTGCACCTCGCTGACATGTCTTCCTCTTACCTggtccttttttctcttttctcttttttccccttctaTTATATCATCTTTTTCCACCTTTCTTTAGTTTCCCctttgttgtttttttttccacaATTCCCACGCGACATTTGA